The following proteins are co-located in the Micromonospora coriariae genome:
- a CDS encoding L-ribulose-5-phosphate 4-epimerase: MNTETARQIRELRETVARLHAELTRYGLVAWTSGNVSARVPGQDLLVIKPSGVSYDDLTADTIVVCDLDGALVEGDFAPSSDTAAHAYVYRAMPEVGGVVHTHSSYATAWAACGEAIPCHITAQADEFGGEIPVGPFALIGGDDIGKGIVTTLAGHRSPAVLMRNHGVFTIGRDARAAVKAAVMCEDVARTAHLARVLGQPVPIAQADIDALYHRYQNVYGQQPTAPASS; encoded by the coding sequence ATGAACACCGAGACGGCCCGACAGATCCGCGAGCTGCGCGAGACGGTCGCCCGACTGCACGCCGAGCTGACCCGGTACGGCCTGGTCGCCTGGACGTCCGGCAACGTCTCCGCCCGTGTCCCCGGCCAGGACCTCCTGGTGATCAAGCCGAGCGGCGTCAGCTACGACGACCTCACGGCGGACACCATTGTGGTGTGTGACCTGGACGGCGCTCTCGTCGAGGGCGACTTCGCCCCGTCCAGCGACACCGCCGCCCACGCCTACGTCTACCGGGCCATGCCCGAGGTCGGTGGGGTGGTGCACACGCACAGCTCGTACGCCACCGCCTGGGCGGCCTGCGGCGAGGCGATCCCCTGCCACATCACCGCCCAGGCCGACGAGTTCGGCGGGGAGATCCCGGTAGGCCCGTTCGCGCTGATCGGTGGGGACGACATCGGCAAGGGCATCGTCACCACGCTCGCCGGGCACCGCTCACCCGCGGTGCTCATGCGTAACCACGGCGTCTTCACCATCGGCCGTGACGCCCGCGCGGCGGTCAAGGCGGCGGTCATGTGCGAGGACGTCGCCCGCACCGCACACCTCGCCCGCGTACTCGGGCAGCCGGTGCCGATCGCGCAGGCGGACATCGACGCGCTCTACCACCGCTACCAGAACGTCTACGGCCAACAACCGACCGCACCGGCGAGTTCCTGA
- a CDS encoding ATP-binding cassette domain-containing protein → MASPSRPAIVATGLRKSYGDKLVLDGIDLEIAEGTIFALLGPNGAGKTTTVQILSTLIDADGGDARIGGHDLTREPDAVRGLIGVTGQFSAVDNLLTGRENLSLMADLRHLGRAAGRRRVVELLGQFDLTEAADKPVATYSGGMRRRLDLAMTLVGDPRVIFLDEPTTGLDPRSRRAMWQIIRDLVADGVTILLTTQYLEEADQLASRIAFLDHGRLIAEGSPHELKRLIPGGHVVLQFADHTGLDSAARLLTAATRDDAALTLRVPSDGGVGSLRALLDQLDRASVSVAGLTVHGPDLDDVFLTLTGRPDNERAMAR, encoded by the coding sequence ATGGCCAGCCCTTCCCGGCCCGCGATAGTCGCGACCGGCCTGCGCAAGTCCTACGGCGACAAGCTCGTGCTCGACGGCATCGATCTGGAGATCGCCGAAGGAACGATCTTCGCCCTGCTCGGCCCCAACGGCGCTGGCAAGACCACCACCGTGCAGATCCTGTCCACCCTGATCGACGCCGATGGCGGCGACGCCCGCATCGGCGGTCACGACCTGACCCGGGAGCCCGACGCGGTACGCGGACTGATCGGCGTCACCGGCCAGTTCTCGGCCGTCGACAACCTGCTCACCGGTCGGGAGAACCTGAGCCTGATGGCCGACCTTCGCCACCTCGGCAGGGCGGCCGGCCGACGACGCGTCGTCGAGCTGCTGGGGCAGTTCGACCTGACCGAGGCGGCGGACAAGCCGGTGGCGACGTACTCCGGCGGGATGCGCCGGCGGCTCGACCTCGCGATGACGCTGGTCGGCGATCCGCGCGTCATCTTCCTCGACGAGCCGACGACAGGCCTCGACCCGCGCAGCCGCCGCGCGATGTGGCAGATCATCCGCGATCTCGTCGCCGACGGCGTCACCATCCTGCTGACCACCCAGTACCTGGAGGAGGCCGATCAACTCGCCAGCCGGATCGCCTTCCTCGACCACGGCCGCCTGATCGCCGAGGGCAGCCCGCACGAGCTGAAGCGGCTCATCCCCGGCGGTCACGTCGTGTTGCAGTTCGCCGACCACACGGGCCTCGACTCGGCCGCCCGCCTGCTCACGGCGGCCACCCGGGACGACGCGGCACTGACCCTGCGGGTCCCGAGCGACGGTGGGGTCGGGTCGCTCCGAGCCCTGCTCGACCAGCTCGACCGTGCCTCGGTGAGCGTGGCCGGTCTCACCGTGCACGGCCCCGACCTGGACGACGTCTTCCTCACCCTGACCGGCCGACCCGACAACGAAAGGGCCATGGCGCGATGA
- a CDS encoding MarR family winged helix-turn-helix transcriptional regulator has protein sequence MSDIDPCELPADRQRGSNFGWSLGMVLRRWHEYVEETLKDLPHGSRGYHILAVVVHEDVPTQAALATRLVIDRSVLTYVIDDLENAGLIERQLDPRDRRARRIVATERGRLALADAEKRVAHAEDHVLAGLPEDQRATFRDFADRAAEAIQAAAPGTDPCAAVTSVIGTTDQSPR, from the coding sequence ATGTCCGACATCGACCCCTGCGAACTGCCAGCCGACCGCCAGCGCGGTTCGAACTTCGGGTGGTCTCTCGGCATGGTGCTGCGACGCTGGCACGAGTACGTCGAAGAGACGCTGAAGGACCTGCCCCACGGCAGCCGCGGCTACCACATCCTGGCCGTGGTCGTGCATGAAGACGTGCCGACCCAGGCGGCCCTGGCGACCCGCCTGGTGATCGACCGCAGTGTCCTCACGTACGTGATCGACGACCTGGAGAACGCCGGCCTGATCGAGCGGCAGTTGGATCCGCGCGACCGCCGTGCCCGCCGGATCGTGGCCACCGAGCGCGGGAGGCTGGCACTGGCCGACGCCGAGAAGCGGGTCGCGCACGCCGAGGACCACGTGCTGGCCGGGCTGCCCGAAGATCAGCGTGCCACCTTCCGGGACTTCGCCGACCGCGCCGCCGAGGCGATCCAGGCCGCCGCGCCCGGCACCGACCCCTGCGCCGCGGTGACCAGCGTCATCGGGACGACCGACCAATCCCCGCGCTGA
- a CDS encoding ABC transporter permease, which yields MSTLTLAARDSSTMLRRNLLHMRRYPSMTLMLIGIPVIILLLFVYVFGGTLGAGLGPSGDRAQYANYVTPGILLITVVSGAQGTAISVAMDMTEGIVARFRTMAIFRPSVLTGHVLGSLIQALLSLAVVTGVALLVGFRPTANPVEWLAVIGVLAMITFALTWLSVALGLVSESVETASNLPMPLVLLPFLGSGFVPTDSMPTAVRLFADYQPFTPVMETLRGLLLGTGIGTSAVLAVAWCAVITVLCFFWARALYNRNPAR from the coding sequence ATGAGCACCCTCACCCTCGCTGCCCGCGACTCGAGCACCATGCTGCGGCGCAACCTTCTGCACATGCGGCGCTATCCGTCGATGACGCTGATGCTCATCGGCATCCCGGTCATCATCCTGCTGCTCTTCGTCTACGTGTTCGGCGGCACTCTCGGCGCCGGCCTCGGGCCCTCCGGCGACCGGGCCCAGTACGCCAACTACGTCACCCCCGGCATCCTGCTCATCACGGTGGTCAGCGGCGCGCAGGGCACCGCCATCTCGGTCGCCATGGACATGACCGAGGGCATCGTCGCCCGGTTCCGCACCATGGCGATCTTCCGACCGTCGGTCCTCACCGGACACGTGCTGGGCAGCCTGATCCAGGCGCTGCTCAGTCTGGCGGTCGTGACCGGCGTGGCGCTGCTCGTCGGCTTCCGGCCGACCGCGAATCCGGTCGAGTGGCTCGCCGTGATCGGCGTCCTCGCGATGATCACTTTCGCGCTGACCTGGCTGTCGGTGGCCCTCGGGCTGGTCAGCGAGAGTGTCGAGACGGCCAGCAACCTGCCGATGCCGCTGGTGCTACTGCCGTTCCTCGGCAGCGGGTTCGTCCCCACCGACTCGATGCCGACGGCGGTGCGGCTGTTCGCCGACTACCAGCCGTTCACGCCCGTCATGGAAACCCTCCGTGGTCTGCTGCTGGGCACCGGAATCGGCACCAGCGCGGTCCTCGCGGTCGCCTGGTGTGCCGTCATCACAGTGCTCTGCTTCTTCTGGGCCAGGGCGCTGTACAACCGCAACCCCGCCCGCTGA
- a CDS encoding ABC transporter substrate-binding protein has product MRKMRTHSAPWRAAAVLATVLLVGSVAACGNSDTGGAADDGKLTLGFSQVGAESGWRTANTTSIKEAAADAGVELKFDDAQQKQENQIKAIRNYIQQKVDVIAFSPVVESGWDTVLKEAKDAGIPVILTDRSVDSADKSLYKTFLGSDFIKEGRLAGEWLVEQKKTASGPVNIVELQGSAGAAPANDRKKGFAEAIAANPNLKIIASQTGDFTRAGGKQVMEQFLKANPKIDVLFAHNDDMGLGALEAITAAGKVPGKDITIITVDAVKDGMQALADGKFNFIAECSPLLGPQLMDLAKKVSAGEEVPARIETEETTFTQEQAKEALPNRKY; this is encoded by the coding sequence ATGAGAAAGATGCGAACGCACTCCGCTCCGTGGCGCGCCGCCGCGGTCCTCGCCACCGTGCTGCTCGTCGGCAGCGTGGCGGCCTGCGGCAACAGCGACACCGGCGGGGCCGCCGACGACGGCAAGCTCACGTTGGGCTTCTCCCAGGTCGGCGCGGAGAGCGGCTGGCGTACGGCGAACACCACCTCGATCAAGGAGGCGGCCGCCGACGCTGGCGTCGAGCTGAAGTTCGACGACGCGCAGCAGAAGCAGGAAAACCAGATCAAGGCAATCCGCAACTACATCCAGCAGAAGGTCGACGTGATCGCCTTCTCGCCGGTGGTGGAGTCCGGTTGGGACACCGTGCTCAAGGAGGCCAAGGATGCCGGCATCCCGGTCATCCTGACCGACCGCTCGGTCGACTCGGCCGACAAGAGCCTGTACAAGACCTTCCTCGGCTCGGACTTCATCAAGGAGGGCCGGCTCGCCGGCGAGTGGCTGGTCGAGCAGAAGAAGACCGCGTCGGGCCCGGTGAACATCGTCGAGTTGCAGGGCAGCGCGGGCGCCGCCCCGGCCAACGACCGCAAGAAGGGCTTCGCCGAGGCGATCGCCGCCAACCCGAACCTGAAGATCATCGCTTCGCAGACCGGTGACTTCACCCGGGCCGGCGGCAAGCAGGTCATGGAGCAGTTCCTCAAGGCCAACCCGAAGATCGACGTTCTGTTCGCGCACAACGACGACATGGGCCTGGGCGCGCTCGAGGCGATCACCGCGGCCGGCAAGGTGCCCGGCAAGGACATCACCATCATCACGGTCGACGCCGTCAAGGACGGCATGCAGGCTCTCGCCGACGGCAAGTTCAACTTCATCGCGGAGTGCAGCCCGCTGCTCGGCCCACAGCTGATGGACCTGGCCAAGAAGGTCTCCGCTGGCGAGGAGGTGCCTGCTCGGATCGAGACCGAGGAGACCACCTTCACCCAGGAGCAGGCCAAGGAGGCCCTGCCCAACCGCAAGTACTGA
- a CDS encoding DUF4097 family beta strand repeat-containing protein has translation MPAFDTPEPISVQIELPVGDAWISATDRADTVVQVRPRDPSSKADVSAAEQTTVEYAAGQLLIRAPKSWRRFGPGAGPSVDLLIEVPSGSRVHARASWAAFRCEGRLGECYLKTGGAIRLDRTGPLEIDTSHGEVAVEHVAGSARVKASSGKVRIGAVDGAAEIKNSSGDCWIGQSNGDVRVNTAYGDITLDGPMASVTARTAYGNVRLGAVVRGSIELQTSYGAIEVGVRRGTAAWLDVSSRHGRVHNALETTDSPAQTDDTVEVRANTSYGDITIRRA, from the coding sequence ATGCCTGCTTTCGACACGCCAGAACCCATCTCCGTCCAGATCGAGCTGCCCGTCGGGGACGCGTGGATCTCCGCGACCGACCGCGCCGACACCGTCGTGCAGGTGCGGCCCCGTGACCCGTCGAGCAAGGCCGACGTGAGCGCCGCCGAGCAGACCACCGTCGAGTACGCCGCCGGCCAACTGCTGATCAGAGCACCGAAGAGTTGGCGTCGCTTCGGCCCCGGCGCCGGGCCCTCGGTCGACCTCCTGATCGAGGTGCCGAGCGGGTCACGGGTGCACGCCAGGGCGTCCTGGGCGGCGTTCCGCTGTGAGGGCCGGCTCGGCGAGTGTTACCTCAAGACCGGTGGCGCGATCCGGCTCGACCGGACCGGGCCGCTGGAGATCGACACCAGCCACGGCGAGGTGGCCGTGGAGCACGTCGCCGGATCGGCCCGGGTGAAGGCCTCCTCGGGCAAGGTACGCATCGGCGCGGTCGACGGCGCCGCCGAGATCAAGAACTCGTCCGGCGACTGCTGGATCGGCCAGAGCAACGGCGACGTCCGGGTCAACACCGCCTACGGCGACATCACCCTCGACGGGCCGATGGCCTCGGTGACGGCACGCACGGCCTACGGCAACGTCCGGCTGGGCGCGGTTGTGCGCGGGTCGATCGAGCTGCAGACCTCCTACGGGGCCATCGAGGTCGGGGTTCGCCGCGGCACTGCCGCCTGGCTCGATGTCAGCTCCAGGCACGGCCGGGTGCACAACGCGCTCGAAACGACCGACAGCCCGGCGCAGACCGACGACACGGTCGAGGTCCGGGCGAACACCTCCTACGGCGACATCACGATCCGGCGCGCCTGA
- a CDS encoding tetratricopeptide repeat protein: MWQVADWRRQRKEYAEQRAYLDELTTLSDQLGLPELRARALAELARCLRSTGEVPAAVDTALTAHKLAKDNALAPYVMANVLLAVVSALAEADRLPEAGRHTDELLSLVEGRSDPLWAEALWTAANVRLRQGEPAVAAELLGEAVRGFDGRDNATLWTRLRISAARLNLQTTPPDTEAAHRRVEEVQACFPLTGTPAIEQELLFLRAHLAMDTGHPAEARALLDELDRLDPLLPYQDRIQVDVLRNRLLLLEGARDEAVAGLRGLAEQAQDNGNMALAAEIWRLLAESLAQDPPRPTRA, from the coding sequence TTGTGGCAGGTCGCCGACTGGCGGCGGCAACGCAAGGAGTACGCCGAGCAGCGGGCCTACCTCGACGAGCTGACCACGCTCAGTGACCAACTCGGGCTGCCCGAGCTGCGGGCCAGGGCACTGGCCGAGCTGGCCCGCTGCCTGCGGTCCACCGGCGAGGTCCCAGCCGCCGTCGACACCGCGCTGACGGCCCACAAACTTGCCAAGGACAACGCGCTGGCCCCCTATGTCATGGCGAACGTCCTGCTGGCCGTGGTGTCGGCGCTGGCCGAGGCAGACCGACTGCCCGAGGCCGGCCGGCACACCGACGAACTGCTCAGCCTCGTCGAGGGCCGGTCAGACCCGCTGTGGGCCGAGGCACTCTGGACCGCGGCCAACGTCCGACTCCGCCAGGGCGAGCCCGCGGTCGCGGCCGAGCTGCTAGGCGAGGCCGTGCGAGGGTTCGACGGACGCGACAACGCCACCCTGTGGACGCGCCTGCGGATCAGCGCGGCCAGGCTCAACCTCCAGACCACCCCGCCGGACACCGAAGCCGCCCACCGCCGCGTCGAGGAAGTCCAGGCCTGCTTCCCCTTGACCGGCACACCCGCCATCGAACAGGAGCTGCTGTTCCTGCGCGCGCACCTCGCCATGGACACCGGACACCCCGCCGAGGCCCGCGCGCTGCTCGACGAGCTCGACCGCCTCGACCCGCTCCTGCCCTACCAGGACCGCATCCAAGTCGACGTGCTGCGCAACCGGCTCCTCCTACTGGAGGGCGCACGCGACGAAGCGGTGGCCGGCCTGCGCGGCCTCGCCGAACAGGCCCAGGACAACGGCAACATGGCACTTGCCGCTGAAATCTGGCGGCTCCTCGCCGAATCCCTCGCCCAGGACCCACCACGGCCGACCCGCGCGTAG
- a CDS encoding FUSC family protein encodes MVDADRHGGDGTAPTRSDGTDHPGLAATAVRLRGRAAGTLRDRLLRARAISGLAVQAGVAAALSWLVVHEVLQISQPVFAPISAVSTLAASVGQRLRRTVELVIGVTVGVLIGDLLLVVIGTGWWQLALIVVLAILVALFLAGSAAVVIQAGATAVLIATLSPSVRDLEIPRFVDALVGGAVALLVTALLLPLNPLRVLNRAARPALDLLSKQLDATAGALARHDAAPARDAMVKLRQNKDELKALVEATQGAREASTLSPMHWHERHGPVGRYAQAAEPIDRAMRNSGTLIRRSVSLIEDGEPIPEAMPRAITDLAEAVRLIKRQFAAGDEPKRARDRALRAVCAAGDAYREGVGFSGAVVVAQVRTTVSDLLVATGVTQEAANRVVRRAFGELRPPSGARG; translated from the coding sequence ATGGTCGACGCCGATCGGCACGGGGGTGACGGGACTGCGCCGACCCGCTCCGACGGCACCGATCACCCCGGCCTGGCGGCGACCGCCGTCCGGCTTCGTGGCCGTGCGGCGGGCACTCTGCGCGACCGCCTGCTCCGGGCACGCGCCATCAGCGGGCTCGCCGTGCAGGCGGGCGTGGCCGCGGCGCTGTCCTGGCTGGTGGTGCACGAGGTGCTGCAGATCTCGCAGCCGGTGTTCGCGCCGATCTCCGCGGTGTCCACCCTCGCCGCGTCGGTCGGCCAACGCCTGCGTCGCACCGTCGAGCTGGTCATCGGCGTGACGGTCGGGGTGCTGATCGGTGACCTGCTGCTCGTGGTGATCGGCACCGGCTGGTGGCAGCTGGCCCTGATAGTCGTGCTGGCGATTCTCGTCGCGTTGTTTCTGGCGGGCAGCGCGGCGGTGGTGATCCAGGCCGGGGCGACGGCGGTGCTCATCGCCACGCTCAGTCCGTCCGTGCGGGACCTGGAGATCCCGCGGTTCGTGGACGCCCTCGTCGGGGGAGCGGTGGCGCTTTTGGTCACTGCCTTACTGCTGCCGCTGAACCCGCTGCGGGTGCTGAACCGGGCCGCACGGCCGGCGCTGGACCTCCTGAGTAAGCAGCTCGACGCCACGGCCGGCGCGTTGGCCCGGCACGATGCCGCTCCGGCACGTGACGCCATGGTCAAGCTGCGGCAGAACAAGGACGAGCTGAAGGCACTCGTCGAGGCGACCCAGGGCGCGCGGGAGGCCAGCACCCTGTCGCCGATGCACTGGCACGAACGGCACGGACCGGTGGGCCGGTACGCGCAGGCGGCGGAGCCGATCGACCGGGCGATGCGCAACAGCGGGACGTTGATCCGCCGGTCGGTGAGCCTCATCGAGGACGGCGAGCCGATACCGGAGGCGATGCCGAGGGCAATCACCGACCTGGCCGAGGCGGTCCGGCTGATCAAGCGGCAGTTCGCCGCAGGCGACGAACCCAAGCGGGCGCGGGATCGGGCGCTGCGGGCGGTCTGCGCGGCCGGCGACGCCTACCGGGAGGGGGTCGGCTTCTCCGGCGCGGTCGTGGTCGCGCAGGTCCGCACGACCGTCAGTGACCTGTTGGTGGCCACCGGAGTCACCCAGGAGGCCGCGAACCGTGTGGTCCGGCGCGCCTTCGGTGAGCTGAGGCCGCCCAGCGGGGCCCGTGGGTGA
- a CDS encoding DUF6069 family protein codes for MSDLAVRQGEATQHIGPAVVVVAALIAGLAAWGLLALLERTVGRAPARTFRIIALVVLVLTLAGPLGSGIGTSSRLVLLGMHLTVGAALIIGLPGRQACR; via the coding sequence ATGAGCGACCTCGCCGTCCGCCAGGGCGAGGCCACCCAGCACATCGGGCCGGCTGTTGTGGTGGTGGCCGCGTTGATCGCCGGCCTGGCCGCCTGGGGCCTGCTCGCGCTGCTGGAGCGTACCGTCGGCCGCGCCCCCGCTCGGACGTTCCGGATCATCGCGCTGGTCGTGCTGGTGCTCACGCTGGCCGGCCCGCTGGGCAGCGGCATCGGCACCAGCAGCCGGCTGGTCCTGCTCGGCATGCACCTGACCGTCGGCGCGGCGCTCATCATCGGGCTGCCCGGCCGGCAGGCCTGCCGATAA
- the araB gene encoding ribulokinase has translation MNPVDGAGERYVVGVDFGTLSGRALVVRVGDGAELGTAVHEYGDGVISTALPGGRPLPPDWALQNPQDYRDVLRYAVPAAVSAAGVDPAAIVGIGIDFTACTVLPTFADGTPLCEAPELCDRPHSWVKLWKHHAAQPHADRINALAHERAEPWIGRYGGKISAEWQFAKGLQILEEDPEVYHRAERFIEAADWIVWQLSGTETRNVCTAGYKGIRQDGRYPAQSFLTALNPDFGDFVAKLDGPLLPLGARAGTLTARAAAWTGLPEGIAVAAGNVDAHVTAASAQAVEPGRLVAIMGTSTCHVVNSPHLAEVAGMCGVVDGGISAGAWGYEAGQSGVGDIFGWFVEHAAPAGVASHEHLTELAASQPVGAHGLVALDWWNGNRSLLVNHDLSGMIVGMTLATRPQDVYRALLESTAYGTRMIIEAFVEAGVAVNDLVIAGGLASNELLMQIYADVTNRPLNIIGSAQGPALGSAIHAAVAAGEYPSIHEASQAMGRVHEAVYRPDPERARAYDALYAEYRRLHDHFGRGGNDVMLRLRAIRNAAVGAGAATPETALEVVA, from the coding sequence ATGAATCCTGTGGACGGAGCTGGCGAACGCTACGTCGTCGGTGTCGACTTCGGCACCCTGTCCGGGCGAGCACTGGTGGTCCGGGTCGGCGACGGCGCCGAGCTGGGGACCGCGGTGCACGAGTACGGCGACGGAGTCATCAGCACTGCCCTTCCGGGAGGTCGACCGCTGCCGCCGGACTGGGCTCTGCAGAATCCCCAGGACTACCGCGACGTGCTGCGGTACGCCGTCCCGGCGGCCGTGTCCGCCGCGGGAGTGGACCCCGCCGCGATCGTCGGCATCGGCATCGACTTCACCGCCTGCACGGTGCTGCCGACGTTCGCCGACGGCACCCCACTCTGCGAGGCGCCCGAGCTGTGCGACCGTCCGCACTCGTGGGTGAAGCTGTGGAAGCACCACGCCGCCCAGCCGCACGCCGACCGGATCAACGCCCTCGCCCACGAGCGGGCGGAGCCGTGGATCGGCCGGTACGGCGGCAAGATCTCCGCCGAGTGGCAGTTCGCCAAGGGCCTTCAGATCCTCGAGGAGGACCCCGAGGTCTACCACCGCGCCGAGCGCTTCATCGAAGCCGCGGACTGGATCGTCTGGCAGCTCAGCGGCACCGAGACCCGTAACGTCTGCACGGCCGGCTACAAGGGCATCCGGCAGGACGGCCGGTACCCGGCGCAGAGCTTCCTGACCGCGCTCAACCCGGACTTCGGCGACTTCGTGGCCAAGTTGGACGGTCCGCTGCTGCCGCTCGGCGCCCGGGCCGGCACGCTCACCGCCCGTGCCGCGGCATGGACCGGCCTGCCGGAGGGGATCGCGGTTGCCGCCGGCAACGTCGACGCGCACGTCACCGCGGCCTCCGCGCAGGCGGTGGAGCCCGGTCGACTCGTCGCGATCATGGGTACCTCCACCTGCCACGTGGTAAACAGCCCGCACCTCGCCGAGGTCGCAGGGATGTGCGGCGTCGTCGACGGCGGCATCAGCGCCGGCGCGTGGGGCTACGAGGCCGGGCAGAGCGGAGTCGGAGACATCTTCGGCTGGTTCGTCGAGCACGCCGCCCCGGCCGGGGTCGCCTCGCACGAACACCTCACCGAGCTGGCCGCCAGCCAGCCGGTCGGCGCGCACGGCCTGGTCGCGCTGGACTGGTGGAACGGCAACCGGTCGCTGCTGGTCAACCACGACCTCAGCGGGATGATCGTCGGGATGACCCTGGCCACCCGGCCGCAGGACGTCTACCGGGCGCTGCTGGAGTCCACGGCGTACGGCACGAGGATGATCATCGAGGCGTTCGTCGAGGCCGGGGTGGCGGTGAACGACCTGGTGATCGCCGGTGGTCTCGCCTCCAACGAACTGCTGATGCAGATCTACGCCGACGTGACAAACCGGCCGCTGAACATCATCGGCTCCGCGCAGGGGCCGGCGCTCGGATCGGCGATCCATGCCGCCGTCGCCGCCGGCGAGTACCCGTCGATCCACGAGGCGTCGCAGGCGATGGGCCGGGTGCACGAGGCCGTCTACCGACCGGATCCCGAGCGGGCGCGCGCCTACGACGCCCTCTACGCCGAGTACCGGAGGCTGCACGACCACTTCGGTCGTGGAGGCAACGACGTGATGCTCCGCCTGCGCGCGATCCGCAACGCGGCGGTCGGAGCCGGCGCGGCCACGCCCGAGACCGCGTTGGAGGTGGTCGCATGA
- a CDS encoding PIG-L family deacetylase, producing the protein MAERSLTLMAVHAHPDDEATSTGGVLARYAAEGITTVLVTCTDGRCGDGPDGVKPGDPGHDPAAVVAMRQAELEASCAALKVSHLETLGYGDSGMMGWATNDLPGAFWATPVDEAADRLAELIRRYRPDVVVTYDENGFYGHPDHIQAHRITMAAVAKTDVPAKVYWTTVPRTAFAEFGRIMRELGVDWAEPDASSAEPTPELGLPDDEITTWVDTRSYGEQKFDALAAHASQTENIFFLQLGRERFTDLMGMETFVRVRDTTGAPLPEDDLFAGLR; encoded by the coding sequence ATGGCTGAGCGATCTCTGACCTTGATGGCGGTGCACGCGCACCCCGACGACGAGGCGACGAGCACCGGTGGTGTTCTGGCGCGCTATGCGGCGGAGGGCATCACCACAGTGCTCGTGACGTGCACCGACGGGCGCTGTGGCGACGGCCCCGACGGGGTCAAGCCCGGCGACCCGGGGCACGACCCGGCCGCGGTCGTGGCGATGCGCCAGGCCGAGCTGGAGGCCAGCTGCGCGGCGTTGAAGGTCTCCCACCTGGAGACGCTCGGCTACGGCGATTCCGGGATGATGGGCTGGGCGACCAATGACCTGCCCGGCGCGTTCTGGGCCACGCCGGTCGACGAGGCCGCGGACCGGCTGGCGGAACTGATCCGCCGGTACCGGCCGGACGTGGTCGTCACCTACGACGAGAACGGCTTCTACGGCCACCCGGACCACATCCAGGCCCACCGGATCACCATGGCCGCTGTCGCGAAGACGGACGTTCCCGCGAAGGTGTACTGGACCACTGTGCCTCGTACGGCCTTCGCGGAATTCGGCCGGATCATGCGGGAACTCGGCGTCGACTGGGCCGAGCCGGACGCGTCGTCGGCCGAACCGACGCCGGAGCTCGGCCTGCCCGACGACGAGATCACCACCTGGGTGGACACGCGCAGCTACGGCGAGCAGAAGTTCGACGCGTTGGCCGCGCACGCCAGCCAGACCGAGAACATCTTCTTCCTGCAACTGGGCCGGGAGCGGTTCACCGACCTGATGGGCATGGAGACCTTCGTCCGGGTCCGGGACACCACAGGTGCGCCGCTCCCCGAGGACGACCTCTTCGCCGGACTGCGGTGA
- a CDS encoding SDR family oxidoreductase, whose amino-acid sequence MKIVVIGGSGLIGSKLVSKLGAQGHEAVPASPKTGVNTLTGEGVGEVLDGADVVVDVSNSPSFEDAAVLEFFQTSTRNLLAAAAEAGVGHYVALSIVGSDRLPDSGYMRAKVAQEKLIAASGLPYSLVHATQFFEFVQGIIDAATEGDTVRLPPALIQPMAADDVASAVAEVTVGVPTNGTVEIAGPEQFRLDELGRHMLAARSDSRSVVTDPEARYFGTTLGERSLVPADGARVAGTRLDDWRTQAA is encoded by the coding sequence ATGAAGATCGTCGTTATCGGCGGCAGCGGCCTCATCGGCTCCAAGCTCGTGAGCAAGCTCGGCGCGCAGGGTCATGAGGCCGTCCCGGCGTCGCCGAAGACCGGCGTGAACACGTTGACCGGTGAAGGGGTGGGTGAGGTGCTCGACGGCGCCGACGTCGTCGTCGACGTGTCGAACTCCCCCTCGTTCGAGGACGCCGCCGTGTTGGAGTTCTTCCAGACGTCCACCCGGAACCTCCTCGCCGCCGCGGCGGAAGCCGGGGTCGGGCACTACGTAGCCCTCTCGATCGTGGGCTCGGACCGGCTTCCGGACAGCGGGTACATGCGGGCCAAGGTTGCCCAGGAGAAGCTCATCGCGGCGTCCGGGCTGCCGTACTCGCTGGTGCACGCCACGCAGTTCTTCGAGTTCGTGCAGGGCATCATCGACGCCGCCACGGAGGGCGACACGGTACGCCTCCCGCCGGCGCTCATCCAGCCGATGGCTGCCGACGACGTCGCGTCCGCCGTTGCCGAGGTAACGGTCGGCGTACCGACGAACGGTACTGTCGAGATCGCCGGGCCAGAGCAGTTCCGCCTCGACGAGCTGGGCCGACACATGCTCGCGGCCCGTTCCGACTCCCGCTCGGTGGTGACCGATCCCGAAGCCCGGTACTTCGGCACCACGCTGGGCGAACGCTCCCTCGTCCCCGCCGATGGCGCGCGCGTCGCCGGCACGCGCCTCGACGACTGGCGCACGCAGGCGGCCTAG